The Cytophagia bacterium CHB2 genome window below encodes:
- a CDS encoding nucleotidyltransferase domain-containing protein, giving the protein MKKMPATPETIFAEYINDWQTAFGSGLEAIILYGSVVRGEYSGQSSDINFLVILKPEAMKKLRTAIPFTEKWRQHGVVAPLVLTRDFLRASLDSFPIEILSLQRHHRALFGEDVLQDLAPSPQHVRLQLEREIKGKLVHLWKGFLSVGAERNALHDLLVRSISDLYALFEAFLFLKNEEIPVKRKELFQQVARVANLDESFIAPLLRLHEHESRPYREELWRLTEDYLVQIEKFSDYIDRM; this is encoded by the coding sequence ATGAAAAAAATGCCGGCTACTCCGGAAACGATTTTTGCGGAGTACATCAACGATTGGCAAACGGCTTTTGGCAGCGGGCTGGAGGCCATCATTCTTTATGGCAGCGTCGTGCGCGGTGAATATTCCGGCCAAAGCTCGGACATTAATTTTTTGGTCATACTCAAACCGGAGGCCATGAAAAAGCTGCGCACGGCTATTCCGTTTACCGAAAAATGGCGCCAGCACGGCGTGGTCGCGCCGCTGGTGTTGACGCGCGATTTCTTACGCGCTTCACTCGATAGCTTTCCCATCGAGATTCTGAGTTTGCAACGCCATCATCGTGCTCTGTTTGGCGAAGACGTGCTGCAGGATTTGGCTCCGTCACCTCAGCATGTGCGGCTGCAACTCGAGCGTGAAATCAAGGGCAAGTTGGTTCATTTGTGGAAAGGTTTTTTGAGCGTTGGCGCTGAGCGCAATGCTTTGCACGATTTGCTGGTCCGCTCAATTAGCGATTTGTATGCGCTCTTCGAAGCCTTTTTGTTCTTAAAGAATGAAGAGATTCCCGTGAAACGCAAGGAGCTTTTCCAGCAAGTCGCGCGTGTGGCGAATTTGGACGAGAGTTTTATCGCGCCGCTGCTGCGTTTGCATGAACACGAGAGCCGCCCGTATCGTGAAGAGTTGTGGCGATTGACGGAGGATTACCTCGTTCAAATCGAAAAATTTTCTGACTATATTGATCGGATGTAA
- a CDS encoding LemA family protein, translated as MGKKFLIGLGVVVVLGFLLYSFFSGNYNKLVGLDEGVKQSWAEVQNNYQRRADLIPNLVATVKGAADFERETLESVIEARANATRPEINVDADKLLNDPQAFQRFQQAQDNLTSALSRLLVVVERYPELKANQNYLDLQTQLEGTENRITTARRRFNETVQGFNSTARTFPTNIIAGIFGFNQKPYFEASAEAQQAPKVDFSREQN; from the coding sequence ATGGGTAAAAAGTTTCTTATCGGCCTGGGCGTTGTTGTGGTTTTGGGTTTTCTATTGTACAGTTTTTTTTCCGGCAACTATAACAAGTTGGTAGGCCTCGATGAAGGCGTGAAGCAGTCCTGGGCGGAGGTGCAAAACAACTATCAGCGCCGCGCGGATTTGATTCCGAATCTTGTGGCAACGGTGAAAGGCGCGGCAGATTTCGAACGGGAAACGCTGGAGAGCGTCATCGAAGCGCGCGCCAACGCTACCCGGCCGGAAATCAATGTTGATGCCGACAAGTTATTGAATGATCCGCAGGCCTTTCAGCGCTTCCAGCAGGCGCAGGATAACCTGACTTCGGCATTGAGCCGGCTGCTCGTGGTTGTGGAACGGTATCCCGAGTTGAAAGCCAACCAGAATTACCTCGATTTGCAAACACAGCTCGAGGGCACGGAGAATCGCATCACCACCGCGCGCCGGCGTTTTAATGAAACGGTGCAGGGCTTCAACAGCACGGCGCGCACGTTTCCGACCAACATTATTGCCGGCATATTCGGGTTCAACCAAAAGCCTTATTTTGAAGCCTCGGCAGAAGCGCAGCAAGCGCCGAAGGTGGATTTTTCCAGAGAGCAGAATTGA
- a CDS encoding DUF1848 domain-containing protein codes for MNMAKRTVTTPRIISVSRRTDIPAYYANWFMQQVERGEVIYPNPMSFKPVRLSLRPEHVLFLVFWTRNPYPLEKYLDRLDQLYGRAYYFHFTINGLPKTVETNNPPLDFAVATFQRLAARYPGQIFWRYDPIVLSDQTPVEYHVQKFGELAERLLGATARCYFSFVNWYQKVQRNLARASRQHGISFRDAALQERLDLVRQLVALAAANGMQLYSCCQDELCEIPQVEKAHCVDVETVRQIAPERYRMLKATPTRDDCGCYESRDLGYYDSCPHGCVYCYANLDRARAREFHAQYLKNRVLPYDGRTN; via the coding sequence ATGAACATGGCGAAGAGAACGGTCACAACGCCGCGCATCATCTCCGTCTCGCGACGCACGGATATTCCGGCTTATTATGCCAATTGGTTTATGCAGCAAGTCGAGCGGGGTGAAGTCATCTACCCCAATCCGATGAGCTTCAAGCCTGTACGCCTTTCTTTGCGGCCCGAGCATGTGTTGTTCCTGGTCTTTTGGACGCGCAATCCTTACCCGCTTGAAAAGTATCTCGATCGGCTCGATCAGCTTTATGGCCGGGCGTACTATTTTCATTTTACTATTAATGGCCTGCCCAAAACAGTGGAGACCAATAACCCACCGCTTGATTTTGCTGTCGCAACGTTTCAGCGTCTCGCTGCGCGTTATCCCGGTCAAATTTTCTGGCGTTATGATCCAATTGTGTTGTCGGATCAGACGCCAGTAGAGTATCACGTGCAGAAATTCGGCGAGTTGGCGGAACGCTTGCTCGGCGCCACGGCACGTTGCTATTTTTCATTTGTCAATTGGTACCAAAAGGTGCAGCGTAATTTAGCCCGGGCGAGCCGGCAGCATGGCATATCCTTTCGTGATGCGGCGTTGCAGGAACGGCTTGACCTTGTGCGCCAGCTTGTTGCACTTGCCGCGGCGAACGGCATGCAGCTTTATTCGTGTTGCCAGGATGAGCTTTGTGAGATTCCACAGGTTGAGAAAGCGCATTGTGTTGATGTCGAGACCGTCCGGCAAATTGCGCCTGAGCGTTATCGCATGCTGAAGGCCACACCTACGCGCGACGATTGCGGTTGTTACGAAAGCCGCGATTTAGGCTATTATGATAGCTGTCCGCACGGTTGTGTTTATTGCTACGCCAATCTTGACCGCGCCAGGGCCAGGGAATTTCACGCGCAATATCTCAAGAATAGAGTTCTGCCCTACGATGGCCGCACAAATTAA
- a CDS encoding TPM domain-containing protein, giving the protein MRIKIFLVIAGLLWIGAPARAQNFPAPVGFVNDFAHVIPDDIEAQITTLTTELEQKTGAEVTVVTIDSIGDYDYTDYAIRLFEKWGIGKKGKDNGVLIFLTVQERKARIEVGYGLEGILPDITAGRIFRQYMVPDLQRNDFGAGLLAGVRVIVGVIAEDAGVEITGAIRPRLSRRPEEGEFPVTTLIIIIVILIILARSGLLGPMLYSGGLGGGRYRGGGWGGGFGGGGFGGGGFGGFGGGRSGGGGAGGSF; this is encoded by the coding sequence ATGCGAATCAAAATTTTCCTAGTTATTGCGGGGCTGTTGTGGATAGGCGCGCCGGCGCGCGCGCAAAATTTCCCTGCGCCGGTTGGTTTTGTGAATGACTTTGCACATGTGATTCCGGACGATATTGAAGCACAAATCACAACATTAACGACAGAACTCGAGCAGAAAACCGGCGCGGAAGTCACGGTTGTTACCATCGATTCCATCGGCGATTACGACTATACCGATTACGCCATCCGCCTGTTCGAAAAATGGGGCATCGGCAAGAAGGGGAAAGACAACGGCGTTTTGATTTTTTTGACTGTGCAGGAACGTAAAGCGCGTATTGAAGTCGGCTATGGCCTTGAGGGTATTCTGCCGGATATTACTGCGGGGCGAATTTTTCGGCAGTATATGGTGCCTGATCTGCAGCGCAATGATTTCGGCGCGGGTTTGCTTGCAGGCGTGCGTGTGATCGTGGGCGTAATTGCCGAGGATGCAGGTGTAGAAATCACCGGCGCCATTCGACCCCGTTTAAGCCGGCGACCAGAGGAGGGCGAGTTCCCGGTTACAACGCTGATCATCATCATCGTGATTCTCATTATTCTTGCGCGTTCCGGTTTGCTCGGGCCGATGTTGTATTCCGGCGGGCTTGGCGGCGGGCGTTATCGCGGTGGAGGTTGGGGGGGCGGCTTTGGCGGTGGTGGATTTGGAGGCGGCGGTTTTGGCGGCTTCGGCGGTGGCCGCAGCGGCGGGGGAGGGGCGGGAGGAAGTTTTTAA
- a CDS encoding class I SAM-dependent methyltransferase codes for MKSGQTEHAFEESPREVENRESGRLSSNSTDCKMGMVDDLFTLAACRLPYHRQKIKRKNICRLRLRFILLASLPCWNYLWPQPNQLQGKTRMPQKNSDSGRAWGEQSSQTFIDYGNYFVPEREVQMQTLVALIPPRMHTFHVLELCCGEGLLAEAVLQRFTTSIVHGFDGSREMLNKALSRLARFGERFDTAHFDLAASDWRKLPYPVHAVLSSLAIHHLDGNQKLQLCCDIFELLESEGVFLIADVVQPAHAQGVAVAAEAWDEATRQRALYLDGDLRAFEYFQQSEWNMYRHPDGIDKPSGLFEQLQWLAQAGFVDIDVYWMKAGHAIFGGRKA; via the coding sequence GTGAAATCTGGTCAAACTGAGCATGCTTTTGAAGAATCTCCTCGGGAAGTGGAAAACCGCGAGTCCGGACGGTTGTCAAGCAATTCGACGGATTGTAAGATGGGTATGGTGGATGACTTGTTCACATTGGCTGCGTGCAGATTACCATATCACCGCCAAAAAATCAAGCGGAAAAATATATGCCGGTTGCGATTGCGTTTCATTTTGCTTGCATCTTTGCCTTGCTGGAATTATCTATGGCCTCAACCAAATCAACTTCAGGGCAAAACTCGCATGCCACAAAAAAATTCTGATTCCGGCCGCGCCTGGGGCGAACAAAGCTCGCAAACATTCATCGATTATGGCAACTACTTTGTGCCGGAGCGTGAAGTTCAAATGCAAACTCTCGTTGCGTTGATTCCGCCGCGCATGCATACATTTCATGTTCTGGAGCTTTGCTGCGGCGAAGGTTTGCTAGCTGAAGCCGTACTGCAACGCTTCACGACAAGTATCGTACACGGCTTCGATGGTTCACGTGAAATGCTGAACAAGGCGCTGAGCCGCCTCGCCCGTTTTGGTGAACGGTTTGATACGGCTCACTTCGATCTGGCTGCTTCCGATTGGCGCAAATTGCCGTATCCAGTTCACGCCGTGCTCTCCTCGCTGGCCATTCATCATTTGGACGGCAATCAAAAACTTCAGCTCTGTTGCGATATATTTGAACTGTTGGAATCAGAGGGTGTATTTCTTATTGCAGATGTGGTTCAGCCCGCGCATGCTCAGGGTGTAGCCGTTGCTGCGGAAGCCTGGGATGAGGCAACGCGCCAACGCGCGCTATATCTCGATGGCGATCTGCGCGCATTCGAGTATTTTCAGCAGAGCGAGTGGAACATGTACCGCCATCCGGATGGCATCGACAAACCTTCGGGTCTCTTCGAGCAATTGCAATGGCTGGCGCAAGCGGGGTTTGTAGATATCGATGTCTACTGGATGAAAGCCGGGCATGCCATTTTCGGCGGGCGAAAAGCATGA